From Polynucleobacter sp. MWH-Braz-FAM2G, a single genomic window includes:
- the ahpC gene encoding alkyl hydroperoxide reductase subunit C: MSIINTAVQPFKTEAFHNGKFVTVTDETLKGHWSVLIFMPAAFTFNCPTEIEDAAENYAEFQKLGAEVYIVTTDTHFSHKVWHETSPAVGKAKFPLVGDPTHTLTNAFGVHIPEAGLALRGTFIINPEGIIKTAEIHSNEIARDVSETLRKLKAAQYTAAHPGEVCPAKWKEGAATLTPSLDLVGKI; encoded by the coding sequence ATGTCCATTATCAATACCGCAGTTCAGCCATTTAAAACCGAAGCTTTCCACAACGGTAAGTTCGTAACCGTTACTGACGAAACCCTCAAGGGCCATTGGTCAGTATTGATTTTCATGCCAGCAGCATTTACTTTTAACTGCCCAACCGAAATCGAAGACGCAGCAGAAAACTATGCTGAGTTTCAGAAATTGGGCGCTGAAGTGTATATCGTCACTACTGATACTCATTTTTCTCACAAAGTTTGGCACGAAACTTCACCTGCAGTAGGAAAGGCTAAGTTCCCACTCGTTGGCGATCCAACACACACTTTGACAAATGCTTTTGGCGTACATATTCCTGAAGCAGGTTTAGCACTGCGTGGCACATTCATCATCAATCCTGAAGGCATTATCAAGACTGCAGAAATTCATTCCAATGAAATCGCACGTGATGTTTCAGAAACATTGCGTAAGTTAAAAGCTGCTCAGTACACAGCCGCTCACCCAGGTGAAGTATGCCCAGCGAAGTGGAAGGAAGGCGCTGCAACATTGACTCCTTCTTTAGACCTCGTAGGCAAGATCTAA